The Henckelia pumila isolate YLH828 chromosome 2, ASM3356847v2, whole genome shotgun sequence genome includes a window with the following:
- the LOC140881787 gene encoding uncharacterized protein, whose translation MLQWMGGSRRKVATSRNSTHKRQRQYFEQRKRQQQAAGSEGYVDGKPSCSQNCENSRSLDILSLVNVSSIAQKHETSSLNARDSSNHDDGFAFHHQYAYQSPSSHTGRDTVVNQSEPKEETSGTSTSHHPDSGNSKKVLVRLTDPNDHFVGNGNKFDHSMLSSAQQMSVMDLLGDGRASSNAEETSVHVQEAHVAFSVEGLGKVEAETPVQSPKTPRRFFLKGYSSTKKSWKQPTASKYMDYGFDDLGFQMGVMMQDSEFSPYASSRKYPFCSTDEVNIIGDPNPKFVNFRKSSPFYRNGSDSPGVFSKDELFCNGRENGRIIWNGPSFLDADVGDLGEYESFSNTRADPSDVGFNDHFNMENHWKKDFNFEDWNLQNKRFSTKQNESFDVADTLSPYPKYNILEEYPDFKISDSRFTTIRIDDEDKDNSTCFASEDTREMSRMSEESCSSTAVRGDATKKS comes from the exons ATGTTACAATGGATGGGTGGATCAAGGCGGAAAGTGGCAACA TCGAGAAATTCAACCCATAAAAG GCAAAGACAGTATTTTGAACAAAGGAAACGACAACAGCAAGCGGCAGGATCAGAAGGCTATGTCGATGGAAAACCTTCGTGCAGTCAAAATTGTGAAAATAGTAGATCACTAGACATACTTAGTTTGGTAAATGTATCGTCTATAGCTCAAAAGCACGAGACCAGTAGCTTGAACG CAAGAGATAGCTCAAATCATGATGATGGTTTCGCATTCCATCATCAATATGCCTACCAGTCCCCATCTAGTCACACTGGTAGAGACACTGTGGTAAATCAATCTGAACCAAAAGAAGAAA CCTCAGGAACATCAACTAGCCACCACCCAGATAGTGGAAATTCAAAGAA GGTTCTGGTTCGTTTGACTGATCCAAATGACCATTTTGTTGGGAATGGCAACAAATTTGATCATTCCATGTTGTCATCTGCACAGC AGATGTCAGTTATGGATTTGCTTGGTGATGGCAGAGCAAGCAGCAACGCGGAGGAAACTTCAGTGCATGTGCAGGAAGCTCATGTTGCATTTTCAGTTGAAG GTTTAGGGAAAGTGGAAGCAGAAACTCCAGTTCAGTCACCAAAGACACCTAGGAG ATTCTTTTTAAAGGGTTATTCTTCAACGAAGAAATCCTGGAAACAACCTACAGCATCCAAATACATGGATTATGGTTTTGACGACCTTGGGTTCCAAATG GGCGTCATGATGCAAGATTCTGAATTTTCACCTTATGCCAGCTCTAGAAAATACCCTTTCTGCTCAACAGATGAGGTGAATATAATTGGTGATCCAAACCCAAAATTCGTAAATTTTAGAAAGTCCTCTCCATTCTATAGGAATGGAAGTGATTCGCCCGGTGTTTTTAGCAAGGATGAGCTCTTCTGCAACGGCCGAGAGAATGGCAGAATCATTTGGAATG GTCCAAGCTTCTTAGATGCCGATGTTGGGGACTTGGGAGAGTATGAATCTTTTAGCAATACTCGGGCAGATCCTAGTGATGTTGGGTTTAATGATCATTTCAATATGGAAAATCATTGGAAAAAAGATTTCAACTTTGAAGACTGGAATCTACAGAATAAAAG GTTCAGTACCAAACAAAATGAAAGTTTTGATGTGGCTG ATACACTTAGTCCATATCCAAAGTACAATATACTGGAAGAATATCctgatttcaaaatttcagattcAAG GTTCACTACTATCAGAATTGATGATGAGGATAAAGATAACTCTACCTGCTTTGCGAGTGAAGACACAAGAGAGATGAGTCGGATGAG TGAAGAATCATGCTCTTCCACAGCAG TGAGGGGTGATGCAACCAAGAAATCTTGA
- the LOC140878488 gene encoding trans-cinnamate 4-monooxygenase-like, with amino-acid sequence MDLSLFQKTLVSLLVSVTFAILVSKLRRKRFKSPPGPLSFPIVGSWLQIGNKLDHHDLIRYARRFGEVFLLRMGQRKIAVISSKELAKEVLLTKGVEFGSRSRNIVFDIFTGKGQDMIFTEYGDHWRKMRRIVTVPFFTNKVVQQNRLEWEAEAAAVVEDVRKNPAAATEGIVLRDRIELMVYNNVYKIMFGRGFAGVEDPLYLKVKTVNAERSRLGQSLEYNFGDFVPILRPFLRGYLNICQEVTKRRLKLYKDFFVDQRKLQNVSTRKTENYKGGKCGIDHILEAKDMGEINEDNVLYIVENMNVAAIETTIWAIEWAVGELVNNPVIQSKLRAEMDAVLGPDAQVTEPDIHKLPYLQAVTKETLRRRMVVPCLVPHLNLEDVDLKGFTIPGGSRIFVNAWWLANDPAHWKKPEEFRPERFLEEECKVEANGNDVKYIPFGVGRRSCPGIFMALAAIGITLGRLVQNFELSPPPGRSELDMTENNGQFATRILNRHTIVLKPRSLSEKY; translated from the exons ATGGATCTTTCCCTGTTCCAGAAAACACTGGTGAGTCTCCTTGTCTCAGTAACGTTCGCCATTTTAGTGTCCAAACTACGGAGAAAGCGGTTCAAGTCCCCGCCAGGCCCCTTGTCCTTCCCCATTGTGGGAAGCTGGCTCCAAATCGGCAACAAGCTAGACCACCATGACTTGATCAGATATGCCCGCAGATTCGGCGAAGTTTTCTTGCTCAGGATGGGCCAAAGGAAGATCGCCGTGATCTCCTCCAAAGAGCTGGCCAAAGAAGTCCTGCTCACCAAAGGAGTCGAGTTCGGATCCCGCTCCAGGAACATCGTCTTCGACATCTTCACTGGCAAAGGCCAAGACATGATCTTCACCGAGTACGGGGATCACTGGAGGAAGATGAGGAGGATCGTCACCGTACCCTTCTTCACCAACAAGGTGGTGCAGCAGAACCGCCTCGAGTGGGAGGCGGAGGCGGCCGCTGTTGTGGAGGATGTGAGGAAGAACCCCGCGGCGGCCACGGAAGGGATTGTTCTGAGGGATAGGATAGAGTTGATGGTGTACAATAATGTGTACAAGATCATGTTTGGGAGAGGGTTCGCCGGCGTCGAAGATCCTCTGTATCTTAAGGTTAAGACGGTGAACGCGGAGAGGAGTAGGTTGGGGCAGAGTCTTGAGTACAATTTTGGTGATTTTGTCCCCATTTTGAGGCCTTTCTTGAGAGGTTACTTGAACATTTGCCAAGAGGTTACAAAGAGGAGGTTGAAGCTGTACAAGGATTTTTTTGTCGATCAGAGGAAGCT ACAAAATGTAAGCACGAGAAAAACAGAGAATTACAAAGGTGGCAAGTGTGGAATCGATCACATTCTTGAAGCCAAGGATATGGGAGAGATAAATGAGGATAATGTTCTATACATTGTAGAGAACATGAATGTTGCTG CAATCGAGACAACCATATGGGCAATAGAGTGGGCGGTGGGAGAGCTGGTGAACAACCCTGTGATTCAAAGCAAACTCCGGGCTGAGATGGACGCCGTGCTCGGGCCTGACGCGCAGGTGACCGAGCCCGATATCCACAAGCTCCCATATCTCCAGGCAGTAACAAAGGAGACTCTTCGAAGAAGAATGGTGGTCCCCTGTTTGGTCCCACACCTGAACCTGGAGGATGTTGATCTCAAGGGCTTCACCATCCCGGGAGGAAGCCGGATCTTCGTCAACGCCTGGTGGCTGGCGAACGATCCCGCACACTGGAAGAAGCCCGAAGAATTCAGGCCCGAGAGATTCTTGGAAGAAGAGTGTAAGGTGGAAGCCAATGGCAACGACGTGAAATACATACCTTTCGGGGTTGGCAGGAGGAGTTGCCCCGGAATCTTCATGGCCCTGGCTGCTATCGGGATCACCTTGGGGAGGTTGGTCCAAAACTTCGAGCTTTCGCCGCCGCCGGGACGATCCGAGCTCGATATGACCGAGAATAACGGACAATTCGCTACCCGCATCCTCAACCGCCACACCATTGTGCTGAAGCCGAGATCTTTATCTGAAAAGTACTGA